The Pseudarthrobacter sulfonivorans genome includes a window with the following:
- a CDS encoding RraA family protein: protein MSSKVLAGTQVLAGLEAVSYPTIGHFLEDGFVDPAIQSLLDGVKVAGPAVTVRIVGNDAIAMNRALLELYPGTVLVVDMDGDRRHAPVGAVTAAAAKAQGAAGIVVDGVATDLLELRSTGLPVFARGTSCLTTKRLHGTESAVNVPVTCGGVDVAPGDWVLGDDNGVIVLSPREAAAVLEQALDSDAAEPELLVRIAAGEPLETLLAH, encoded by the coding sequence GTGAGCAGCAAGGTCCTGGCAGGCACGCAGGTCCTGGCTGGCCTGGAGGCCGTCAGCTACCCCACCATCGGGCATTTCCTCGAAGACGGATTCGTTGACCCGGCCATCCAGTCGCTGCTGGACGGCGTGAAGGTGGCCGGGCCTGCGGTCACCGTCCGGATCGTCGGCAATGACGCGATCGCCATGAACCGGGCGCTGCTGGAGCTGTACCCCGGCACAGTGCTGGTGGTGGACATGGACGGCGATCGCCGTCATGCCCCCGTCGGCGCGGTGACGGCCGCAGCCGCCAAGGCCCAGGGCGCCGCCGGCATCGTGGTGGACGGGGTGGCAACGGACCTGCTGGAGCTGCGGAGCACCGGCCTGCCGGTCTTCGCCCGCGGCACGTCATGCCTCACCACCAAGCGCCTGCACGGCACGGAGTCTGCGGTCAACGTTCCCGTGACATGCGGGGGCGTGGACGTGGCCCCCGGCGACTGGGTGCTGGGTGACGATAACGGCGTAATTGTGTTGTCCCCGCGGGAGGCGGCAGCTGTCCTGGAGCAGGCGCTCGACTCCGATGCGGCCGAGCCGGAGCTGCTGGTACGGATTGCGGCCGGAGAACCACTCGAGACGCTGCTGGCGCACTGA
- the araB gene encoding ribulokinase, with the protein MDVTVDGTDNYVIGVDYGTLSGRAVVVRVRDGKELGSGVFDYPHAVVTDALPADVAGVAGDGGARLPGEWALQVPNDYRDVLRHAVPAAIADAGINPAAVVGIATDFTACTMVPVKADGTPLNELPGFASRPHAYVKLWRHHAAQPQADRINALAAERGEAWLPRYGGLISSEWEFAKGLQLLEEDPEAYAAMDHWVEAADWIVWQLCGQYVRNACTAGYKGIYQDGRYPSEDFLAALNPEFKDFVSTKLEHTIGRLGDAAGYLTAEAAGWTGLPEGIAVAVGNVDAHVTAPAAKAVEPGQLVAIMGTSTCHVMNGSELREVPGMCGVVDGGIVDGLWGYEAGQSGVGDIFGWFTKNGVPPEYHQAAAAAGLGLHEYLTELASRQAIGEHGLIALDWHSGNRSVLVDHELSGVVVGQTLATKPEDTYRALLEATAFGTRTIVDAFRDSGVPVKEFIVAGGLLKNKLLMQIYADITGLPLSTIGSTQGPALGSAIHAAVAAGKYADIREAAAAMGSEPGDVYTPIPENVAAYEELFQEYRTLHDYFGRGANDVMHRLKAIQRRSAAASRAGAAAVSAAPATVGASA; encoded by the coding sequence ATGGACGTCACAGTGGACGGCACAGACAACTACGTCATCGGCGTGGACTACGGAACGCTTTCGGGACGGGCCGTTGTGGTCCGGGTCCGTGACGGAAAGGAACTGGGCAGCGGTGTCTTCGACTATCCGCACGCCGTGGTCACGGATGCCCTGCCGGCGGATGTAGCGGGCGTTGCGGGCGACGGCGGAGCCCGGCTTCCCGGGGAATGGGCACTTCAGGTGCCGAACGACTACCGCGACGTCCTCCGCCACGCCGTCCCCGCAGCGATCGCAGACGCCGGGATCAACCCGGCAGCCGTCGTCGGAATCGCCACTGACTTCACGGCCTGCACCATGGTGCCGGTCAAGGCCGACGGCACTCCGCTCAACGAACTGCCCGGCTTTGCCAGCCGCCCGCACGCCTATGTGAAGCTGTGGCGGCACCACGCCGCGCAGCCGCAGGCGGACCGGATCAACGCCCTGGCCGCCGAACGCGGCGAAGCCTGGCTGCCGCGCTACGGGGGACTGATTTCCTCCGAGTGGGAATTCGCCAAGGGCCTGCAGCTGCTGGAGGAGGACCCGGAAGCCTACGCCGCCATGGACCACTGGGTGGAGGCGGCCGACTGGATCGTCTGGCAGCTTTGCGGACAGTACGTTCGCAACGCCTGCACCGCCGGTTACAAGGGCATCTACCAGGACGGCCGGTACCCCTCCGAGGACTTCCTCGCCGCTCTGAACCCGGAATTCAAGGACTTCGTGAGCACCAAACTGGAGCACACCATCGGCCGGCTCGGCGATGCTGCGGGCTACCTCACGGCAGAGGCTGCCGGATGGACGGGCCTGCCGGAAGGCATCGCCGTGGCCGTCGGCAACGTGGACGCGCACGTCACGGCCCCGGCCGCCAAAGCCGTGGAACCGGGGCAGCTGGTGGCCATCATGGGCACGTCCACCTGCCACGTCATGAACGGTTCGGAGCTTCGTGAAGTGCCGGGCATGTGCGGCGTGGTGGACGGAGGGATCGTCGACGGCCTCTGGGGCTACGAGGCAGGACAGTCCGGCGTGGGCGACATCTTCGGCTGGTTCACGAAGAACGGTGTCCCGCCGGAATACCACCAGGCGGCGGCCGCGGCAGGGCTGGGCCTCCACGAATACCTGACTGAACTCGCCTCCCGCCAGGCCATCGGCGAGCACGGACTCATCGCCCTGGACTGGCACTCCGGCAACCGCTCGGTACTGGTGGACCACGAACTCTCCGGCGTGGTGGTGGGCCAGACCCTCGCCACCAAGCCCGAAGACACCTACCGGGCGCTGCTGGAGGCCACGGCCTTCGGGACCCGCACCATCGTGGACGCCTTCCGCGATTCGGGTGTCCCGGTGAAGGAATTCATCGTGGCCGGCGGCCTGCTGAAAAACAAGCTGCTGATGCAGATCTACGCCGACATCACCGGCCTGCCGCTGTCCACTATCGGCTCAACCCAGGGCCCGGCGCTGGGCTCCGCCATCCACGCCGCCGTGGCGGCCGGGAAGTACGCCGACATCCGTGAAGCCGCGGCGGCCATGGGCTCAGAACCCGGCGACGTCTACACTCCGATCCCGGAAAACGTTGCCGCCTACGAGGAACTGTTCCAGGAATACCGCACGCTCCACGACTACTTCGGCCGGGGCGCCAACGACGTGATGCACCGGCTCAAGGCTATCCAGCGCAGGTCCGCCGCAGCGTCCCGCGCCGGCGCAGCAGCAGTATCCGCCGCCCCCGCAACCGTTGGAGCCTCCGCATGA
- a CDS encoding PucR family transcriptional regulator: protein MHNDQDYGARWGELVERLHGRVDELAELFLARVHEIPEYAGSTVGMAELRDTARETFHRLVDGLRDKELQRSGRNGDHDSLMRFSLELGAKRARAGISPEALTSAVRLDFSILWEDLLQISEPQDAPLLTSRVDRVWRVVDEFAAHTHSSYSAERVRMAQEESNIRREFIARLFSKSELSADTISQASAALVTDPEARYSIVAASAEAATKLRAFAQGPQSSQRLFVHEFGGSTYVFWQLGKATAGGRHPAGPFIPAGIAGIPCGYVESFSGLRGLPAAARTAEWLALLLHPSDRGPLTASAAWARLAKQQLQDAGLDLWADLDAALAPCRGGERERLEETVRHFLSTGNITTTAQVLFCHRNTILNRLNRFQDLTGIDLAVPAQVARLVVAWA from the coding sequence TCCCCGAGTATGCCGGCAGCACTGTGGGCATGGCGGAACTGCGGGATACGGCGCGCGAAACGTTCCACCGCCTGGTGGACGGGCTGCGCGATAAGGAGCTGCAGCGGTCCGGACGCAACGGCGACCATGACTCGCTGATGCGGTTCTCGCTGGAGCTGGGCGCAAAAAGGGCACGCGCCGGCATCTCCCCTGAAGCCCTCACCTCCGCCGTCCGGCTCGATTTCAGCATCCTGTGGGAGGACCTGCTGCAGATCTCCGAGCCCCAAGACGCGCCGCTGCTCACGTCGCGGGTGGACCGGGTGTGGCGGGTGGTGGACGAATTCGCCGCGCACACGCACTCAAGCTATTCGGCCGAGCGGGTCCGCATGGCCCAGGAGGAATCCAACATCCGGCGCGAATTCATCGCCCGGCTGTTCAGCAAATCCGAACTCTCGGCGGACACCATCAGCCAGGCGTCCGCCGCCCTGGTCACCGACCCCGAAGCCCGGTATTCGATAGTGGCCGCCAGCGCGGAGGCAGCCACCAAGCTCCGCGCCTTTGCCCAGGGCCCCCAGTCCTCGCAGCGGCTTTTTGTCCACGAATTCGGCGGCAGCACGTATGTCTTCTGGCAATTGGGCAAGGCCACGGCCGGCGGGCGGCACCCCGCGGGGCCGTTTATCCCGGCCGGCATCGCCGGGATCCCCTGCGGCTACGTGGAAAGTTTCTCCGGGCTCCGCGGGCTCCCCGCGGCCGCCCGGACCGCCGAATGGCTGGCCCTGCTGCTCCACCCGTCGGACCGTGGACCCCTGACGGCTTCCGCGGCGTGGGCCCGGCTGGCCAAACAGCAGCTCCAGGACGCCGGCCTGGACCTGTGGGCGGATCTGGACGCGGCACTCGCGCCGTGCCGCGGCGGAGAGCGCGAACGCCTCGAGGAGACGGTGCGCCATTTCCTATCCACAGGCAACATCACCACCACGGCCCAGGTCCTCTTCTGCCACCGGAACACCATCCTCAACCGGCTGAACCGGTTCCAGGACCTGACCGGAATCGACCTTGCCGTTCCCGCCCAGGTGGCCAGGCTGGTAGTGGCGTGGGCCTAA
- a CDS encoding ROK family transcriptional regulator translates to MMSSATRLPATASDADPSRRNNLALIAALVHHHGVISRADLTRRTGLNRSTVGTLVGQLVALGLVYETAPSGEAQVGRPSPDVRPDPSTAALAVNPEVDAVTIGLVSLGGKVQKKIRFDTERIPTAREAVNIAAAVIAGMRSELDASYRIVGIGMAVPGLVNRADGVVRHAPHLGWRDEPVARMMGEATGYPCLADNDASLGAEAELIFGAGAGRGNLIYLNGGASGIGGGVIADGALLRGSAGYAGELGHTFVRTDGQTCHCGASGCLETEVSQSRLFNLAGLDGGDASQLEAALRAKDTAELAGEIARQLGYLGITLRNAVNTFNPDAIVLDGFLGILHELSPNTLDNLLRTQALDEVGGRARIYRAALGSDLMMIGAAELAFTRLLADPAGISALPAPPAKVR, encoded by the coding sequence ATGATGTCCTCAGCAACCCGCCTCCCCGCAACGGCCAGCGACGCTGATCCGTCGCGGCGGAACAATCTGGCCCTGATCGCGGCTTTGGTGCACCACCATGGTGTGATCAGCCGCGCGGACCTCACCAGGCGGACGGGGTTGAACAGATCCACGGTGGGGACGCTGGTGGGCCAGCTGGTGGCACTCGGCCTGGTCTATGAAACTGCACCGTCGGGCGAGGCCCAGGTGGGCCGTCCCAGCCCTGACGTCCGGCCTGATCCTTCCACGGCGGCATTAGCCGTGAACCCGGAAGTGGACGCCGTCACCATCGGACTGGTGAGCCTGGGCGGAAAGGTCCAGAAGAAAATCCGCTTTGACACGGAGCGGATCCCCACAGCCAGGGAAGCAGTCAACATCGCTGCTGCCGTCATCGCAGGGATGCGTTCGGAACTGGATGCGTCCTACCGGATCGTTGGCATCGGCATGGCCGTGCCCGGCCTGGTCAACCGTGCCGACGGGGTGGTCCGCCACGCCCCCCATTTGGGTTGGCGCGACGAACCTGTGGCCCGGATGATGGGCGAGGCCACCGGCTATCCGTGCCTGGCGGACAACGATGCCTCCCTCGGTGCGGAAGCCGAGCTGATTTTCGGAGCCGGCGCCGGCCGCGGCAACCTGATCTACCTCAACGGCGGCGCCAGCGGCATCGGCGGCGGCGTTATTGCCGACGGGGCGCTGCTGCGCGGGTCCGCCGGATATGCCGGGGAGCTGGGACATACCTTTGTGCGCACGGACGGCCAGACCTGCCATTGCGGTGCGTCCGGCTGCCTCGAAACCGAGGTATCCCAGTCCCGGCTCTTTAACCTGGCAGGACTCGACGGCGGCGACGCCAGCCAGCTCGAAGCGGCGCTCCGCGCGAAGGACACCGCCGAGCTGGCCGGGGAGATCGCCCGCCAGCTGGGCTACCTGGGCATCACGCTGCGCAACGCGGTCAACACGTTCAACCCGGACGCGATCGTCCTCGATGGGTTCCTGGGCATTCTGCATGAACTGTCCCCGAACACGCTGGACAACCTGCTCCGCACCCAGGCCCTGGACGAGGTTGGGGGCCGGGCCAGGATCTACCGTGCCGCGCTGGGCTCCGACCTTATGATGATCGGGGCTGCGGAGTTGGCCTTCACCCGATTGCTCGCGGACCCGGCAGGCATCAGCGCCCTGCCCGCACCACCCGCGAAGGTGCGCTGA
- a CDS encoding LacI family DNA-binding transcriptional regulator, translating into MGNTIDRRQPRLEDVAARAKVSHQTVSRVINNHPNVSSATREKVEAAIAELGYRRNTAARSLVTRRSQTIGVLAAEMGQYGPANTLLGVQQAAREAGYFVSIEAIKEAGAGAISDAVRHLTDQGADGIIVIVPHDGTVRALEGLTLDVPVILVGAAGGGLFSGALVDQKLGARLAVSHLIDLGHRRIGHVSGPQDWVDGRSRAEGWSERLREAGLADDLLIEGDWSAGSGYRIGRQLAAERTATALFVGNDQMALGLLRAFSEAGLRVPDDVSVVGFDDQPESGYFTPPLTTVRQDFEELGRRCMGVMLSALEGGAGAGTIMVEPELVVRSSTSAPA; encoded by the coding sequence ATGGGCAACACCATTGACCGACGCCAGCCACGCCTGGAAGACGTGGCAGCGCGGGCAAAGGTGTCCCACCAGACGGTCTCGCGGGTCATCAACAACCACCCCAATGTCAGCAGCGCCACCCGGGAAAAAGTGGAGGCGGCCATTGCTGAACTCGGCTACCGGCGCAACACCGCCGCCAGAAGCCTGGTCACGCGTCGTTCGCAGACCATAGGTGTGCTTGCGGCCGAAATGGGGCAGTACGGCCCGGCCAACACCCTCCTCGGAGTCCAGCAGGCTGCCCGGGAGGCTGGCTATTTTGTCAGCATCGAGGCCATCAAGGAGGCTGGCGCGGGTGCCATCTCGGACGCCGTCCGCCATCTCACGGACCAGGGCGCGGACGGAATTATCGTCATTGTGCCCCACGACGGTACCGTTCGGGCGCTGGAGGGCCTCACCCTGGACGTTCCCGTGATCCTTGTGGGTGCCGCCGGTGGGGGGCTCTTCAGCGGAGCGTTGGTGGACCAGAAGCTCGGGGCGCGCCTGGCGGTCTCGCACTTGATCGACCTGGGCCACCGGCGGATCGGGCATGTTTCCGGGCCCCAGGACTGGGTTGACGGCAGGTCACGTGCCGAGGGGTGGAGTGAGCGGCTCCGCGAAGCCGGCCTGGCTGATGATCTCTTGATCGAAGGGGACTGGAGCGCCGGCAGCGGGTACCGGATCGGCCGGCAGCTTGCCGCTGAACGCACGGCTACGGCCTTGTTCGTTGGCAATGACCAGATGGCCCTGGGCCTGCTGCGCGCCTTCAGCGAAGCGGGGCTCCGCGTGCCCGACGACGTCTCCGTTGTGGGCTTCGATGACCAGCCTGAGTCGGGCTACTTCACGCCGCCGCTGACCACCGTGCGCCAGGACTTCGAGGAACTCGGCAGGCGCTGCATGGGCGTTATGCTGAGCGCCCTTGAGGGCGGCGCGGGCGCAGGCACCATCATGGTGGAGCCGGAGCTGGTTGTCCGCAGCAGTACGTCTGCTCCCGCCTGA
- a CDS encoding aldose 1-epimerase family protein, with amino-acid sequence MNGVELQLVSGDYTAAVVQRGGALRWLAFQGRDLVVPFDADAPIPDYRGIVAAPWPNRIADGTYRFAGVEHQLPINEPERGTALHGLAFDRLWTVERSGADAVSLSCEIAGAPGYPFHLRLHIEYQLDDAGLHTTVTASNIGVEAAPYGVCPHPYLLAGPAPLDEWTVRIPAESFLEVTPDRLLPVATRKVEGHQFDFRAPRAIGGTQIDHAFTDLEFDDGGRAQLIARDPGGTGVGMAWDRTCPWLQIHTADKPAPAANRLGLAVEPMTCPPDAFNSGQDLVQLEPGSSHQAGWSIFAA; translated from the coding sequence GTGAACGGCGTCGAACTTCAGCTCGTCTCGGGGGACTACACCGCCGCCGTTGTGCAGCGCGGCGGTGCCCTCAGGTGGCTGGCTTTCCAGGGCCGGGACCTGGTGGTGCCGTTCGACGCCGATGCGCCCATCCCGGACTACCGGGGGATCGTCGCTGCACCGTGGCCCAACCGGATCGCCGATGGCACGTACCGGTTTGCCGGCGTCGAGCACCAGTTGCCCATCAACGAACCGGAGCGGGGCACGGCACTGCACGGGCTCGCGTTCGACCGTTTGTGGACCGTTGAACGCAGCGGTGCCGACGCGGTGAGCCTGTCCTGTGAGATCGCCGGGGCCCCAGGGTATCCGTTCCACCTTCGGCTCCACATCGAATACCAGCTGGACGACGCCGGGCTGCACACCACTGTCACAGCAAGCAACATCGGCGTGGAGGCGGCACCTTACGGGGTTTGCCCGCACCCGTACCTGCTGGCCGGACCCGCGCCGCTGGATGAGTGGACCGTCCGGATCCCTGCGGAGTCTTTCCTTGAGGTCACGCCGGACCGGCTGCTGCCGGTCGCCACCCGGAAGGTGGAGGGCCACCAGTTCGACTTCCGGGCGCCGCGGGCAATCGGCGGCACACAGATCGACCACGCCTTCACCGACCTTGAGTTCGACGACGGCGGCCGCGCCCAGCTGATCGCCAGGGACCCCGGCGGAACCGGGGTGGGTATGGCCTGGGACCGGACCTGCCCCTGGTTGCAGATACATACTGCAGACAAACCCGCCCCCGCAGCGAACAGGCTGGGCCTGGCGGTTGAGCCGATGACCTGTCCGCCGGACGCCTTCAACAGCGGCCAGGACCTCGTGCAGCTGGAGCCGGGCAGCAGCCACCAGGCCGGCTGGAGCATCTTCGCCGCCTGA
- a CDS encoding MFS transporter, producing MANMVNTTTAAATARLDLTKMRKIALASVIGTTVEWYDLFVFGTASALVFNKIFFPSFDPLVGTMLAFGTFASAYIARMVGAIIFGHFGDRLGRKSMLLISLLTMGAATFAIGLLPDYNSIGIMAPLLLLFLRVIQGLALGGEWGGAVLMTVEHAPASQRGFYGSLVQVGVPAGTLIANVAFLIVASTVSTEALLSWGWRIPFLASALLVAVGIYIRLHIEETPSFQAVKDAGAKAKLPFAALMAKYWKQVILGGVATLSTGSTFTLLVASGVSYGKKELGHSESLMLWVVLASCALCFVLIPFFGRLSDKYGRKPIIFAGVAAEAALAFPMFWMMDTKSVALLFIAYLAMMTAFAANYGPIATFLAELFGSKVRYSGLSVAYMLSGLLGSAATPFITTWLLGVTHQSSSIAWYIMGASLVSLAALVILTETRYGNIDAVDESPVEAAAK from the coding sequence ATGGCCAACATGGTAAATACCACCACCGCCGCTGCTACGGCACGGCTGGACCTCACAAAAATGCGCAAAATCGCCCTCGCCAGCGTCATCGGCACCACCGTCGAGTGGTACGACCTCTTCGTTTTCGGAACAGCATCCGCGCTCGTCTTCAACAAAATCTTCTTCCCCAGCTTCGACCCGCTGGTGGGCACCATGCTCGCTTTCGGCACGTTCGCCTCGGCCTACATCGCCCGCATGGTGGGTGCCATCATCTTTGGCCACTTCGGGGACAGGCTGGGACGCAAGTCCATGCTCCTGATCTCGCTCCTGACCATGGGCGCCGCCACGTTCGCCATCGGCCTGCTGCCGGACTACAACAGCATCGGCATCATGGCCCCGCTGCTCCTCCTCTTCCTCCGCGTCATCCAGGGCCTGGCCCTGGGCGGCGAATGGGGCGGAGCCGTCCTGATGACAGTGGAACACGCACCTGCCTCACAGCGCGGGTTCTACGGTTCCCTGGTCCAAGTGGGCGTGCCCGCCGGAACACTGATCGCCAACGTGGCGTTCCTGATCGTGGCCTCAACCGTCAGCACTGAGGCACTGCTCAGCTGGGGCTGGCGCATCCCGTTCCTCGCCTCCGCGCTCCTGGTGGCCGTGGGCATCTACATCCGGCTCCACATTGAAGAGACCCCCTCATTCCAGGCGGTCAAGGATGCCGGCGCCAAAGCCAAGCTGCCGTTCGCAGCCCTGATGGCCAAGTACTGGAAGCAGGTCATCCTGGGTGGCGTTGCCACCCTTTCAACAGGCAGTACGTTCACGCTCCTGGTTGCCTCCGGTGTCTCCTACGGCAAGAAGGAACTCGGCCACTCCGAGAGCCTGATGCTGTGGGTGGTCCTGGCCTCGTGCGCCTTGTGCTTCGTCCTCATCCCATTCTTCGGACGCCTCTCCGACAAATACGGCCGCAAACCCATCATCTTCGCGGGCGTCGCAGCCGAGGCAGCCCTGGCCTTCCCCATGTTCTGGATGATGGACACCAAATCTGTGGCGCTGCTCTTCATCGCCTACCTGGCCATGATGACCGCGTTCGCCGCCAACTACGGCCCCATCGCCACGTTCCTGGCCGAGCTGTTCGGGTCCAAGGTCCGCTACTCCGGCCTGTCGGTGGCGTACATGCTCTCAGGACTCCTGGGCAGCGCCGCGACGCCGTTCATCACCACCTGGCTCCTGGGCGTCACGCACCAGAGTTCGTCCATCGCCTGGTACATCATGGGCGCCTCCCTGGTCTCGCTCGCGGCGCTCGTGATTCTGACGGAGACCCGCTACGGCAACATCGACGCCGTCGACGAGTCCCCCGTTGAGGCGGCAGCGAAGTGA
- the araA gene encoding L-arabinose isomerase produces MNNANSTSLGHYEVWFLTGSQHLYGEDVLKQVAAQSQGIAAALNASSDVPVKVVWKPVLTDSDAIRRTALEANSDDSVIGVTAWMHTFSPAKMWIQGLDLLRKPLLHLHTQANVELPWADIDFDFMNLNQAAHGDREFGYIQSRLGIPRKTVVGHVSNPEVSRQVGVWQRASAGWAAVRTLKLTRFGDNMRNVAVTEGDKTEAELRFGVSVNTWSVNELADAVHGAAESDVDTLVAEYERLYEVVPELKAGGARHESLRYSARIELGLRSFLEANGSAAFTTSFEDLGELRQLPGMAVQRLMADGYGFGAEGDWKTAILVRAAKVMGAGLPGGASLMEDYTYHLEPGAEKILGAHMLEVCPSLTATKPRVEIHPLGIGGKEDPVRMVFDTDAGPGVVVALSDMRDRFRLVANAVDVVDLDEPLPNLPVARALWSPKPDFATSAAAWLTAGAAHHTVLSTQVGLDVFEDFAEIARTELLTIDEGTTIKQFKKELNWNAAYYKLAGGL; encoded by the coding sequence ATGAACAACGCCAACAGCACGTCCCTCGGCCACTACGAGGTCTGGTTCCTCACCGGCAGCCAGCACCTCTACGGCGAGGACGTCCTCAAGCAGGTCGCAGCCCAGTCACAGGGGATTGCCGCCGCCCTGAACGCCTCCTCCGATGTCCCGGTCAAGGTGGTCTGGAAGCCGGTCCTCACCGATTCGGACGCCATCCGCCGCACCGCGCTGGAAGCGAACTCGGACGATTCCGTGATCGGCGTGACGGCGTGGATGCACACCTTCAGCCCGGCCAAGATGTGGATCCAGGGCCTGGACCTGCTGCGCAAGCCCCTCCTGCACCTGCACACCCAGGCCAATGTTGAGCTGCCCTGGGCGGACATCGACTTCGACTTTATGAACCTCAACCAGGCAGCGCACGGCGACCGCGAGTTCGGCTACATCCAGTCCCGCCTCGGCATTCCCCGCAAGACCGTGGTGGGCCACGTGTCCAACCCGGAGGTCTCCCGCCAGGTGGGGGTGTGGCAGCGCGCCTCGGCAGGCTGGGCCGCGGTCCGGACTCTGAAACTGACGCGCTTCGGTGACAACATGCGCAACGTGGCCGTCACCGAAGGGGACAAAACCGAAGCGGAGCTGCGCTTCGGCGTCTCCGTCAACACGTGGTCCGTCAACGAGCTCGCCGACGCCGTGCACGGCGCCGCAGAGTCCGACGTCGACACCCTGGTGGCGGAATACGAGCGCCTCTACGAGGTGGTCCCGGAGCTGAAGGCCGGGGGAGCGCGGCACGAGTCGCTGCGCTACAGTGCCCGCATCGAACTGGGCCTGCGCAGCTTCCTGGAGGCGAACGGCTCAGCCGCGTTCACCACCTCTTTTGAAGACCTGGGCGAACTGCGCCAGCTGCCCGGCATGGCCGTGCAGCGGCTGATGGCCGACGGCTACGGTTTCGGCGCCGAGGGCGACTGGAAGACGGCCATTCTGGTCCGCGCCGCCAAGGTGATGGGCGCGGGCCTGCCCGGCGGCGCGTCCCTGATGGAGGACTACACGTACCACCTGGAGCCCGGTGCGGAGAAGATCCTGGGCGCGCACATGCTCGAGGTCTGCCCTTCGCTGACGGCCACAAAACCGCGCGTCGAGATCCACCCGCTCGGTATCGGCGGCAAGGAAGACCCGGTCCGGATGGTGTTCGACACCGACGCCGGCCCAGGTGTCGTAGTGGCGCTCTCGGACATGCGCGACCGCTTCCGGCTCGTGGCGAACGCCGTCGACGTCGTGGACCTGGACGAGCCGCTGCCGAACCTGCCGGTGGCCCGGGCGCTCTGGTCGCCCAAACCCGACTTCGCCACGTCGGCCGCCGCGTGGCTCACCGCCGGCGCCGCGCACCACACCGTTTTGTCCACGCAGGTGGGGCTGGACGTGTTCGAGGACTTCGCCGAAATTGCCAGGACCGAGCTCCTCACCATCGATGAAGGCACCACCATCAAGCAGTTCAAGAAGGAACTCAACTGGAACGCCGCCTACTACAAGCTGGCCGGCGGCCTGTGA
- a CDS encoding L-ribulose-5-phosphate 4-epimerase: protein MSTATAKTLDTIARIRREVCALHAELTRYGLVVWTAGNVSARVPGRDLMVIKPSGVSYEDLTPEQMVVTDLYGVAVDGDADGEWGNPPLSPSSDTAAHAYVYRHMPDVGGVVHTHSTYATAWAARGESIPCVLTMMGDEFGGSIPVGPFALIGDDSIGQGIVETLKNSTSPAVLMQNHGPFTIGKDARSAVKAAVMCEEVARTVHISRQLGEPITIDQGHIDSLYARYQNVYGQ, encoded by the coding sequence ATGAGCACCGCGACCGCAAAAACACTGGACACCATCGCCCGGATCCGGCGGGAAGTCTGCGCCCTGCACGCCGAGCTCACCCGCTACGGGCTGGTGGTGTGGACCGCCGGCAACGTCTCCGCCCGCGTGCCCGGCCGAGACCTGATGGTCATCAAGCCGTCCGGCGTTTCCTATGAAGACCTCACGCCCGAGCAGATGGTGGTCACCGACCTTTACGGCGTGGCCGTGGATGGCGATGCGGATGGTGAGTGGGGCAACCCGCCGCTGTCGCCGTCGTCGGACACCGCGGCGCACGCCTATGTCTACCGGCACATGCCCGACGTCGGCGGGGTGGTGCACACGCACTCGACCTACGCCACGGCGTGGGCAGCCCGGGGCGAGTCGATCCCGTGCGTGCTGACCATGATGGGCGACGAGTTCGGCGGCTCCATCCCGGTGGGCCCGTTCGCGCTGATCGGGGACGACTCGATCGGGCAGGGCATCGTTGAGACGCTGAAGAACTCCACCTCGCCCGCGGTCCTGATGCAGAACCATGGCCCGTTCACCATCGGCAAGGACGCCCGGTCCGCCGTGAAGGCCGCGGTGATGTGCGAGGAAGTGGCGCGCACTGTCCATATTTCCCGCCAGCTGGGCGAACCGATCACCATCGACCAGGGCCACATCGATTCCCTCTACGCCCGCTACCAGAACGTCTACGGCCAGTAA
- a CDS encoding RidA family protein, whose product MTAASPAGTVLRIAEIPGGAAAVGPFSQAVVANGFVFTAGQIPAITGVDNQPETFEEQVRQTLRNLTAVLEAAGSGLAHVVKVNTYLTDPGQLEEYNRVYAEFFGDAKPARTSVCVSLWGVSLEIECVAVLAEAGQ is encoded by the coding sequence GTGACGGCAGCCTCCCCCGCGGGAACCGTCCTGCGGATCGCTGAGATCCCCGGCGGGGCGGCCGCCGTCGGGCCTTTCTCCCAGGCAGTGGTGGCCAACGGGTTCGTGTTCACGGCCGGGCAGATCCCCGCCATCACAGGGGTGGACAACCAGCCGGAAACGTTCGAGGAACAGGTCCGCCAGACACTCCGGAACCTCACCGCAGTGCTGGAGGCCGCCGGATCCGGGCTGGCCCATGTAGTCAAAGTCAACACCTACCTCACCGACCCGGGGCAGCTGGAGGAGTACAACCGCGTCTACGCGGAGTTCTTCGGCGACGCAAAGCCGGCACGCACGTCGGTCTGTGTCAGCCTCTGGGGAGTCTCCCTGGAAATCGAATGTGTTGCGGTCCTGGCTGAGGCGGGACAGTGA